One Vanessa cardui chromosome 22, ilVanCard2.1, whole genome shotgun sequence DNA window includes the following coding sequences:
- the LOC124539314 gene encoding beta-1,3-galactosyltransferase 5-like — translation MGAIGAAGALRRSHAVALVALAALLLLLLARSAPPPPPRPRPAPVPVPAPAAVPLDSAPPAPPASRIASSTRTARPANTTAHNATAQSAAPAAPAPTAAPAPAPRRDPRVVLTRDLYVAGHERPHPELCPALGAHLRLLVLVTSAPAHAAARDAVRLTWGHYAARRDVALAFVLGAPPAALRPALEAEDALYGDLVVGRSVDSYSNLTLKTLSMLEWADTYCPRAPRLLKTDDDMFINVPRLLRFAAAHGNATRTVWGKVVRKSLPKRTTKSKYYISPLQFPGKVFPDFATGPAYLLTADAVRPLLEAAPAEPYLRLEDVFVTGVLAGKLRLRRQHAPEFYNKKVALHPCAVQRGIAIHMVQYHEQFDLWRKLLDGKTKCAS, via the coding sequence ATGGGCGCCATCGGCGCGGCTGGCGCCCTGCGGCGTTCGCACGCCGTCGCGCTCGTCGCCCTGGCGGCGCTCCTGCTACTCCTCCTGGCGCGCTCGGCGCCCCCgcccccgccgcgcccgcgccccgcgcccgtCCCCGTCCCCGCACCGGCAGCCGTCCCCCTCGACTCCGCTCCCCCCGCCCCGCCCGCATCTCGCATCGCCTCCAGCACGCGGACGGCGCGGCCCGCCAACACGACGGCGCACAACGCCACGGCGCAGTcggccgcgcccgccgcccccGCCCCCACGGCCGCCCCCGCCCCCGCCCCGCGGCGCGACCCGCGCGTGGTGCTCACCCGCGACCTGTACGTGGCCGGCCACGAGCGGCCGCACCCCGAGCTGTGCCCGGCGCTGGGCGCGCACCTGCGCCTGCTGGTGCTGGTGACGTCGGCGCCCGCGCACGCGGCGGCGCGCGACGCGGTGCGCCTCACGTGGGGCCACTACGCGGCGCGGCGCGACGTGGCGCTGGCCTTCGTGCTGGgggcgccgcccgccgcgctgcGGCCCGCGCTCGAGGCGGAGGACGCGCTGTACGGCGACCTCGTGGTGGGGCGCTCCGTGGACTCGTACTCCAACCTGACGCTGAAGACGCTGTCGATGCTGGAGTGGGCCGACACGTACtgcccgcgcgcgccgcgcctGCTGAAGACGGACGACGACATGTTCATCAACGTGCCGCGGCTGCTGCGCTTCGCGGCGGCGCACGGGAACGCGACGCGCACGGTGTGGGGCAAGGTCGTCAGGAAGTCGCTGCCGAAGCGGACGACCAAGTCGAAGTACTACATATCGCCGCTGCAGTTTCCGGGGAAGGTGTTCCCGGACTTCGCGACGGGCCCGGCCTACCTGCTGACGGCGGACGCGGTCCGGCCGCTGCTGGAGGCGGCGCCGGCGGAGCCCTACCTGCGCCTCGAGGACGTGTTCGTGACGGGCGTGCTGGCCGGCAAGCTGCGGCTGCGGCGCCAGCACGCGCCCGAGTTCTACAACAAGAAGGTGGCGCTCCACCCGTGCGCGGTGCAGCGCGGGATCGCCATCCACATGGTGCAGTACCACGAGCAGTTCGACCTCTGGCGCAAGTTGCTGGACGGGAAGACCAAGTGCGCCAGCTAG